In Kitasatospora sp. NBC_00240, the following are encoded in one genomic region:
- a CDS encoding NADPH-dependent F420 reductase produces MPGHRHRRTAPPAAPAPPAPAPAAGRRPAAGGRRPDPSSRPPARPPARRAARRHPNDHKSQPTKRNRDMPTLGIIGSGSMGTAIARLAVAADVKVAIANSRGPETLTALVSELGPLAGAGTVEQIAQDADLIVLAVPILAYRSVPAAPLRGHTVLDTSNYYPIRDGRIPELDSEKLTTSELVQQHLEGAHLVKAFGNILAHHITQLARPSGAPDRTALPIAGDHAAANTAAAALVDRIGFDTLDTGPLADSWRFEPETTAYTWLYMADQNTAFEDRFEAPGAPFPIASLRTALLDVKRVRVAERTF; encoded by the coding sequence GTGCCCGGCCACCGCCACCGCCGGACCGCGCCCCCGGCCGCCCCGGCCCCGCCTGCCCCGGCCCCGGCCGCCGGCCGGCGGCCGGCGGCCGGCGGGCGTCGCCCCGATCCGTCGTCCCGGCCGCCCGCACGGCCGCCCGCACGACGGGCCGCCCGCCGGCACCCCAATGACCACAAGTCCCAACCCACGAAAAGGAACCGAGACATGCCCACCCTTGGAATCATCGGCAGCGGAAGCATGGGTACGGCCATCGCGAGGCTCGCGGTCGCCGCGGACGTCAAGGTCGCGATCGCCAACTCCCGCGGCCCCGAGACCCTCACCGCGCTCGTCAGCGAGCTCGGCCCGCTGGCCGGCGCCGGCACCGTCGAGCAGATCGCCCAGGACGCCGACCTCATCGTGCTGGCCGTGCCGATCCTCGCCTACCGCAGCGTCCCGGCCGCGCCGCTGCGCGGCCACACCGTGCTCGACACCAGCAACTACTACCCGATCCGCGACGGCCGGATCCCCGAGCTGGACTCCGAGAAGCTGACCACCAGCGAACTGGTGCAGCAGCACCTGGAGGGCGCGCACCTGGTGAAGGCGTTCGGCAACATCCTCGCCCACCACATCACCCAGCTCGCCCGCCCCAGCGGCGCCCCCGATCGCACCGCCCTGCCCATCGCCGGCGACCACGCCGCGGCCAACACCGCCGCCGCGGCCCTCGTCGACCGGATCGGCTTCGACACCCTCGACACCGGCCCGCTCGCCGACAGCTGGCGCTTCGAGCCCGAGACCACCGCCTACACCTGGCTCTACATGGCCGACCAGAACACCGCCTTCGAGGACCGCTTCGAGGCCCCCGGCGCGCCCTTCCCGATCGCCTCGCTGCGCACCGCCCTGCTGGACGTCAAGCGCGTGCGGGTCGCCGAACGCACCTTCTGA
- a CDS encoding acyl-CoA dehydrogenase family protein — protein MSTFAVPSRDDLLRRVSETAPVLRSHAAWSAENRRLHEETVEALSGAGLFRMRIPLRYGGYEADARTMVDVVTEVARADGSAGWVLASSLIAGWGLGLFPDEVQDEVFADPDVRVCATIGPGTATAVPVPGGILVNGSWPFISGALSSQWQQSAAIFLDPAGQPYPVMAPVPMAELEIVDDWHTSGLRGTGSVTTTAKDVFIPQERVLPAPAVLGGQSVSKLNADTPMYRAPFIVVGAATTVGVAVGLAHAVQDAFFERLPGRKIAYTEYPSQSEAPVTHLRVAEAAMKIDEAQFHAQRLAALVDAKCASGDSWEMTERARSRADEGAAARLTLEAAQILAGSSGGSSAYTKVPLQRMVGDLQTFNLHAMMNPDVNAETYGRVLCGLEPNTYYI, from the coding sequence ATGTCCACTTTCGCCGTCCCGTCCCGGGACGACCTGCTGCGGCGGGTGTCGGAGACAGCGCCCGTGCTGCGCTCCCACGCCGCGTGGTCGGCGGAGAACCGCCGGCTGCACGAGGAGACGGTCGAGGCCCTGAGCGGGGCCGGCCTGTTCCGGATGCGGATCCCGCTGCGCTACGGCGGGTACGAGGCCGACGCGCGGACCATGGTCGACGTGGTCACCGAGGTCGCCCGCGCCGACGGGTCCGCCGGCTGGGTGCTGGCCAGCTCCCTGATCGCCGGCTGGGGCCTGGGCCTGTTCCCCGACGAGGTCCAGGACGAGGTGTTCGCCGACCCCGACGTGCGGGTCTGCGCCACCATCGGACCGGGCACCGCGACGGCCGTCCCCGTCCCCGGCGGCATCCTGGTCAACGGCTCCTGGCCGTTCATCAGCGGCGCCCTGAGCAGCCAGTGGCAGCAGAGCGCGGCGATCTTCCTCGACCCGGCCGGGCAGCCCTACCCCGTGATGGCGCCCGTCCCGATGGCGGAGCTGGAGATCGTCGACGACTGGCACACCAGCGGCCTGCGCGGCACCGGCAGCGTCACCACCACCGCCAAGGACGTGTTCATCCCCCAGGAGCGCGTCCTGCCCGCGCCCGCCGTCCTCGGCGGCCAGTCCGTCTCCAAGCTCAACGCCGACACCCCGATGTACCGCGCCCCGTTCATCGTGGTCGGCGCCGCCACCACCGTCGGCGTCGCGGTCGGCCTGGCCCACGCCGTCCAGGACGCCTTCTTCGAGCGGCTGCCCGGACGCAAGATCGCCTACACCGAGTACCCCAGCCAGAGCGAGGCCCCGGTCACCCACCTGCGGGTCGCCGAAGCCGCCATGAAGATCGACGAGGCCCAGTTCCACGCCCAGCGCCTGGCCGCCCTCGTCGACGCCAAGTGCGCCTCCGGCGACAGCTGGGAGATGACCGAACGCGCCCGCAGCCGCGCCGACGAGGGCGCAGCCGCCCGCCTCACCCTGGAGGCCGCGCAGATCCTGGCCGGCTCCAGCGGCGGCTCCTCCGCCTACACCAAGGTCCCGTTGCAGCGCATGGTCGGCGACCTCCAGACCTTCAACCTGCACGCCATGATGAACCCCGACGTCAACGCCGAGACCTACGGCCGCGTCCTGTGCGGGCTGGAGCCCAACACCTACTACATCTGA
- a CDS encoding alpha/beta fold hydrolase codes for MTTNTPEEGTPATGAAVPTDAELAQSLAGNFRSDHITVEGLRLHYVAGGEGRPLVLLPGWPQTWWEFRKVMPALAEAGRRVIVLDLPGMGGSDKPAGGYDKKTMAGVVHGFIRALGYDQVDIAGHDVGSQVAFSFAANHPQAVRKVALLDVLHPDASLYQIPMLPAPGMPFHPWWFAFNSVAGLPEQLLAGRARHLVDWVFDGFLLDRGAVDEQARAVYTRAYDTADGIRGGNGWYQTFGQDIVDLGTYGKIAAPVLGLVSNLADGLFAAQMQATLPTQAGDVRVVVVPDAGHYFVEEAPQAVIDEFNTFFA; via the coding sequence GTGACCACGAACACGCCCGAGGAGGGCACGCCGGCAACGGGCGCGGCCGTCCCCACCGACGCCGAGCTCGCGCAGTCGCTGGCCGGGAACTTCCGCAGCGACCACATCACCGTGGAGGGCCTGCGCCTGCACTACGTCGCCGGCGGGGAGGGCAGGCCGCTGGTGCTGCTGCCCGGCTGGCCGCAGACCTGGTGGGAGTTCCGCAAGGTGATGCCCGCGCTCGCCGAGGCCGGCCGCCGGGTGATCGTGCTGGACCTGCCCGGCATGGGCGGCTCGGACAAGCCCGCCGGCGGATACGACAAGAAGACGATGGCCGGCGTCGTCCACGGGTTCATCCGCGCCCTGGGCTACGACCAGGTCGACATCGCCGGCCACGACGTGGGCTCGCAGGTCGCCTTCAGCTTCGCGGCCAACCACCCGCAGGCCGTCCGCAAGGTCGCGCTGCTGGACGTGCTGCACCCCGACGCCTCGCTCTACCAGATCCCGATGCTCCCGGCGCCGGGCATGCCCTTCCACCCGTGGTGGTTCGCCTTCAACTCGGTCGCCGGCCTGCCCGAGCAACTGCTCGCCGGACGCGCCCGCCACCTGGTGGACTGGGTCTTCGACGGGTTCCTGCTGGACCGCGGCGCCGTCGACGAGCAGGCCCGCGCCGTCTACACCCGCGCCTACGACACCGCGGACGGGATCCGCGGCGGCAACGGCTGGTACCAGACGTTCGGCCAGGACATCGTGGACCTCGGCACCTACGGCAAGATCGCCGCCCCGGTGCTCGGCCTGGTCTCCAACCTCGCCGACGGCCTCTTCGCCGCCCAGATGCAGGCCACCCTGCCCACCCAGGCCGGCGACGTGCGGGTCGTCGTGGTCCCCGACGCGGGCCACTACTTCGTCGAAGAGGCCCCGCAGGCCGTGATCGACGAGTTCAACACGTTCTTCGCCTGA
- a CDS encoding MFS transporter: MTTDTAPTPRITSRERLILFLLLGAGFMLSVDFSILNVALPKVGEGVGLGLTGLPWIASAFALPAAGFTLLFGRLGDLFGRRRMFLSGAALLIGASFLGGFASNPQMLLTARVLQGFATAMATPASLALLTSTFAEGPVRDRILGLNGALLSAGFTVGALVGGSLVSLFSWRAAFFINIPVALVILVVTPYVIGESTLPERVKLDVPGAVTASGGLLAVVYAVIEGSIPAAVVGVLLLGAFWAIELRSPAPLAPVRILKRPTVKWGNYAGLVVFSMETAMIFLMTLYLQNVLHFSPLVTGLIFGVPGLAAVGAGVVAGRSIGRYGSRKVLAVGMTVQGLATLPLVFVGDARIALAVLIPALFIGFFGHVTSIVAYTVTGTSGLPNEEQGLATGLTSMTQQVAITVGIPILSSIAATRSAELTGIHLALSVNVAVTLVSVALIWFGLRPRPEPEAAFVVVPDETGGELATSLD, from the coding sequence ATGACCACCGACACCGCCCCGACCCCACGCATCACCAGCAGGGAACGGTTAATCCTCTTCCTCCTGCTCGGCGCCGGGTTCATGCTGTCCGTCGACTTCTCCATCCTCAACGTCGCACTGCCGAAGGTCGGCGAGGGTGTCGGACTGGGACTGACCGGACTGCCCTGGATCGCCTCCGCGTTCGCGCTGCCCGCGGCCGGCTTCACCCTGCTCTTCGGCCGCCTGGGAGACCTGTTCGGGCGCCGCAGGATGTTCCTGTCCGGGGCGGCCCTGCTGATCGGGGCCTCCTTCCTCGGCGGGTTCGCCTCCAACCCCCAGATGCTGCTGACCGCCCGCGTCCTGCAGGGCTTCGCCACCGCGATGGCCACCCCCGCCTCGCTCGCCCTGCTCACCAGCACCTTCGCCGAGGGCCCGGTCCGCGACCGCATCCTCGGCCTCAACGGCGCGCTGCTCTCCGCGGGCTTCACCGTCGGCGCACTGGTCGGCGGCTCCCTGGTCAGCCTGTTCAGCTGGCGGGCCGCGTTCTTCATCAACATCCCCGTCGCCCTGGTCATCCTGGTGGTCACCCCCTACGTGATCGGCGAGAGCACCCTGCCCGAGCGGGTCAAGCTCGACGTGCCGGGCGCGGTCACCGCCAGCGGCGGCCTGCTGGCCGTGGTCTACGCCGTCATCGAGGGCAGCATCCCCGCCGCCGTCGTCGGCGTCCTGCTGCTGGGCGCGTTCTGGGCCATCGAGCTCCGCTCGCCCGCACCCCTCGCCCCGGTGCGCATCCTCAAGCGCCCCACCGTCAAGTGGGGCAACTACGCCGGGCTGGTGGTCTTCAGCATGGAGACCGCCATGATCTTCCTGATGACGCTCTACCTGCAGAACGTGCTGCACTTCTCCCCGCTGGTCACCGGCCTCATCTTCGGCGTCCCGGGCCTGGCGGCCGTGGGCGCCGGCGTGGTCGCCGGACGCTCCATCGGGCGCTACGGCAGCCGCAAGGTCCTGGCCGTCGGCATGACCGTGCAGGGCCTGGCCACCCTCCCGCTGGTCTTCGTCGGCGACGCCCGGATCGCGCTCGCCGTCCTGATCCCCGCGCTGTTCATCGGCTTCTTCGGCCACGTCACCTCCATCGTGGCGTACACGGTCACCGGCACCTCCGGCCTGCCCAACGAGGAGCAGGGCCTGGCCACCGGCCTGACCTCGATGACCCAGCAGGTGGCCATCACCGTCGGTATCCCGATCCTCAGCTCGATCGCCGCCACCCGGAGCGCCGAACTGACCGGCATCCACCTCGCCCTGAGCGTCAACGTCGCGGTGACCCTGGTCAGCGTGGCCCTGATCTGGTTCGGCCTGCGCCCGCGCCCCGAGCCCGAGGCGGCCTTCGTGGTGGTGCCCGACGAGACCGGCGGGGAACTGGCCACCTCGCTGGACTGA
- a CDS encoding TetR/AcrR family transcriptional regulator: MTGDRQRPLRADAARNRARLLDIATQEFTTRGVAVTTEEIARAAGVGVGTLFRHFPTKEALLEAVMVSRLETLAARTTRLAAESRPADAFFDCFRLVVEQSAGKDEFTRALAAAGMDAHSALRESSTVIKEQLTELLAGAQRAAAVRPDLGLPELIALLTGTTKAMEQLAADPAARERILEVVLDGLRPR; the protein is encoded by the coding sequence ATGACCGGCGACCGACAACGCCCGCTGCGCGCGGACGCGGCCCGCAACCGGGCCAGACTGCTGGACATCGCCACCCAGGAGTTCACCACCCGGGGCGTCGCCGTCACCACCGAGGAGATCGCCCGGGCCGCCGGGGTCGGGGTCGGCACGCTCTTCCGGCACTTCCCGACCAAAGAGGCCCTGCTGGAGGCGGTGATGGTGAGCAGGCTGGAGACACTGGCGGCCCGCACCACACGGCTGGCCGCCGAATCCCGGCCCGCCGACGCCTTCTTCGACTGCTTCCGCCTGGTGGTCGAACAGTCCGCGGGCAAGGACGAGTTCACCCGGGCACTCGCCGCGGCCGGCATGGACGCGCACTCCGCCCTGCGGGAGTCGAGCACGGTGATCAAGGAACAGCTGACCGAACTGCTGGCCGGGGCACAACGGGCCGCAGCGGTCCGCCCCGACCTGGGCCTGCCCGAACTGATCGCCCTGCTGACCGGCACGACCAAGGCGATGGAACAGCTCGCAGCGGACCCGGCGGCCCGGGAGCGGATCCTCGAGGTCGTCCTCGACGGGCTGCGCCCCCGCTGA
- a CDS encoding helix-turn-helix transcriptional regulator has translation MTEERPGSVAAVDSVLAALADPTRRQLLDLLAAQGQVTATTLAERLPVSRQAVVKHLAVLDAAGLVAGNRVGREVRYAVRPAALDTTARWMSALAADWDHRLADVKRVAEAAERDSR, from the coding sequence GTGACGGAGGAACGCCCCGGCTCCGTCGCGGCGGTCGACAGCGTCCTCGCGGCGCTGGCCGATCCGACACGACGTCAGCTGCTCGACCTGCTCGCCGCCCAGGGCCAGGTCACCGCGACGACGCTGGCCGAACGGCTGCCCGTCTCGCGCCAGGCGGTGGTCAAGCACCTCGCCGTCCTGGACGCGGCCGGACTGGTCGCCGGCAACCGGGTCGGACGCGAGGTGCGGTACGCGGTGCGGCCCGCGGCGCTGGACACCACGGCGCGGTGGATGTCCGCGCTGGCCGCCGACTGGGACCACCGGCTGGCGGACGTCAAACGCGTCGCCGAGGCGGCCGAACGCGACTCCCGGTAG
- a CDS encoding quinone oxidoreductase: MSTDRDVPTPGPGEVLIDVAAIGVNYHDLYERSGLYPRPVPFVPGLECAGVVAALGAGVDGVAVGDLVVTMEVSAPGAYAQHVVAPAERVVAVPAGLSAEQAAGVFLQGLAVHYLTRDSHPVRAGETALVHAAAGGVGLLLTQVLRLLGARVIGTVSNAAKEEAVRKAGAQEVIRYTEVDFVAEVARLTQGRGVDVVYDGVGVATFDGSVASLRIGGTLALYGQPSGVVPPLDMGPGARGSIRLIRPTLPDFITTREELLTRAQEVFSWVHTDGVTVPIGATYPLAQAATAHADLEERRSIGKLLLIP; encoded by the coding sequence GTGTCGACAGACCGGGACGTCCCGACTCCCGGCCCGGGCGAGGTACTGATCGACGTGGCGGCGATCGGCGTGAATTACCACGATCTCTACGAGCGGAGCGGACTTTATCCACGACCCGTTCCGTTCGTGCCCGGACTGGAGTGTGCGGGAGTGGTGGCCGCCCTGGGCGCCGGTGTCGACGGCGTCGCGGTGGGGGACCTGGTCGTCACGATGGAGGTGTCGGCACCGGGCGCCTACGCGCAGCACGTCGTGGCACCCGCCGAACGCGTCGTGGCGGTGCCCGCCGGACTGAGCGCCGAGCAGGCCGCCGGGGTGTTCCTGCAGGGCCTCGCCGTCCACTACCTGACCCGGGACAGCCACCCGGTGCGCGCGGGCGAGACGGCCCTGGTGCACGCCGCCGCCGGCGGCGTGGGCCTCCTGCTGACCCAGGTGCTGCGACTGCTGGGCGCCCGCGTGATCGGCACGGTCTCCAACGCGGCCAAGGAGGAGGCGGTCCGCAAGGCGGGCGCGCAGGAGGTCATCCGCTACACCGAGGTCGACTTCGTCGCGGAGGTGGCCCGGCTGACCCAGGGCCGCGGCGTGGACGTGGTCTACGACGGTGTCGGGGTCGCCACCTTCGACGGCAGCGTGGCGTCCCTGCGCATCGGCGGCACCCTGGCACTCTACGGACAGCCCAGCGGCGTGGTCCCCCCGCTGGACATGGGGCCGGGCGCGCGGGGCTCGATCCGGCTGATCCGCCCCACCCTGCCCGACTTCATCACCACCCGCGAGGAACTGCTCACCCGCGCCCAGGAGGTGTTCTCCTGGGTGCACACGGACGGCGTGACCGTCCCGATCGGCGCCACCTACCCGCTGGCGCAGGCCGCCACCGCGCACGCCGACCTCGAGGAGCGCCGCTCGATCGGCAAGCTGCTGCTGATCCCCTGA
- a CDS encoding GFA family protein has translation MSDTDQQQTHTGGCLCGGIRFTATGAPFYPHVCSCDHCKKLSGGPMMTWVGFPLKGFSWDGEGGEPTWYAEFPGAGRGFCPTCGSRLCALDDGSDAVFVTLMSLDRHALVPENQHFRDDAVSWLPQVPHKDPAPTP, from the coding sequence ATGAGCGACACCGACCAGCAGCAGACCCACACCGGCGGCTGCCTCTGCGGGGGGATCAGGTTCACCGCCACCGGCGCGCCCTTCTACCCCCATGTGTGCAGCTGCGACCACTGCAAGAAGCTCTCCGGCGGCCCGATGATGACCTGGGTGGGGTTCCCCCTGAAGGGCTTCAGCTGGGACGGCGAGGGCGGCGAACCCACCTGGTACGCGGAGTTCCCCGGTGCCGGACGCGGGTTCTGCCCCACCTGCGGAAGCCGGCTGTGCGCACTGGACGACGGCTCGGACGCGGTCTTCGTCACCCTGATGAGCCTCGACCGGCACGCCCTCGTGCCGGAGAACCAGCACTTTCGCGACGACGCCGTCAGCTGGCTCCCCCAGGTGCCGCACAAGGACCCCGCCCCCACCCCCTGA
- a CDS encoding VOC family protein, which yields MACRISELVIDCVDAERLAAFWSEVLGYRELGREDDGSIEIGPPDAGFGGPQPTLVLSPGGDPRTGKLRLHIDVSATDRDQDAELERLLALGARPVDVGQSGTESWHVLADPEGNEFCLLRARVRPL from the coding sequence ATGGCATGCCGCATCAGTGAGCTGGTCATCGACTGCGTCGACGCCGAGCGGCTCGCCGCGTTCTGGAGCGAGGTCCTCGGGTACCGGGAACTCGGCCGGGAGGACGACGGGAGCATCGAGATCGGGCCGCCCGACGCCGGGTTCGGCGGCCCGCAGCCCACCCTGGTCCTCAGCCCCGGCGGCGACCCGCGCACCGGCAAGCTCCGGCTGCACATCGACGTCAGCGCCACCGACCGGGACCAGGACGCGGAGTTGGAGCGGCTGCTCGCCCTCGGTGCGCGGCCCGTCGACGTCGGGCAGAGCGGCACCGAGAGCTGGCACGTCCTGGCCGACCCGGAGGGCAACGAATTCTGCCTTCTGCGGGCCCGGGTCCGGCCCCTCTGA
- a CDS encoding SRPBCC domain-containing protein, producing MSAELIERETLIEAPLERVWSLVAQPGFWVADEASLAGTVAKEGESMVAKNAEYGSFPVRVEKVQPPTYVAYRWASAFPGEELSENNSTLVEFTLIPEGGHTRLRVVESGFGQLAASEEVREKALNDNAGGWPQVLGAFKKRVEETSV from the coding sequence ATGAGCGCGGAACTGATCGAACGCGAAACCCTCATCGAGGCCCCCCTGGAGCGGGTCTGGTCGCTGGTGGCCCAGCCGGGCTTCTGGGTGGCCGACGAGGCGAGCCTGGCCGGCACCGTCGCCAAGGAGGGCGAGTCGATGGTGGCGAAGAACGCCGAGTACGGCTCGTTCCCGGTGCGGGTGGAGAAGGTCCAGCCGCCGACGTACGTGGCCTACCGCTGGGCCAGCGCGTTCCCCGGCGAGGAGCTGAGCGAGAACAACAGCACCCTGGTGGAGTTCACGCTGATCCCCGAGGGCGGCCACACCCGCCTGCGCGTCGTCGAGAGCGGCTTCGGGCAGCTGGCCGCCTCCGAGGAGGTGCGCGAGAAGGCGCTGAACGACAACGCCGGCGGCTGGCCGCAGGTGCTGGGTGCCTTCAAGAAGCGCGTCGAGGAAACGTCCGTGTGA
- a CDS encoding nuclear transport factor 2 family protein has product MSETLSSREVFLELLAGITAGRFAELAELYAEDAVVETVFQPVGPRRLEGRAVLRARFAEVAAHSPLDLTARNVVVRETDDPEVVVAEWDYQVHHRESGRAFEAANIQVLRVRDGLIVHSRDYHDHLALATAGGNLPQLVAALEGE; this is encoded by the coding sequence ATGTCCGAAACGCTGTCGTCGCGCGAGGTCTTCCTGGAGCTGCTCGCGGGCATCACCGCGGGACGGTTCGCCGAACTGGCCGAACTCTATGCCGAGGACGCGGTGGTGGAGACCGTCTTCCAGCCGGTGGGGCCGCGCCGGCTGGAGGGGCGGGCCGTGCTGCGGGCGCGGTTCGCGGAGGTCGCCGCGCACTCGCCGCTGGATCTGACCGCGAGGAACGTGGTGGTCCGGGAGACCGACGACCCGGAGGTGGTCGTCGCCGAGTGGGACTACCAGGTGCACCACCGGGAGAGCGGGCGGGCCTTCGAGGCCGCAAACATCCAGGTGCTGCGGGTGCGCGACGGCCTGATCGTCCACAGCCGGGACTACCACGACCACCTGGCCCTCGCGACGGCCGGCGGCAACCTGCCGCAGCTGGTGGCGGCACTGGAGGGCGAGTAG